In a single window of the Acidobacteriota bacterium genome:
- a CDS encoding cation diffusion facilitator family transporter has protein sequence MSRDSSSSLRSIRVILAVVLVLNLGVALAKLVVGALIQSISMVADGFHSLTDGASNVVGLIGISLAARPPDEDHPYGHWKFETLAALLIGGLLAMTAWEVLRSCFERLRDDSVPEVSALALVVMVVTMVVNLGVSYYERRRGEELRSDLLTADAAHTRSDFFVSLAVLASLGAAHFGYPQVDVVVALVITGAIAHAALSIVRRSAERLTDTAVLPPHEVREVALRVPGVEGVHKVRTRTGAGGNHADLHVQVRADLRLDEAHVIGHMVADKLKDELDLDDIVTHVEPPVGHETDWRPWHEEDSEESAASGEADPRSPQRP, from the coding sequence ATGAGCCGAGACTCCTCTTCCAGCCTGCGTTCCATTCGCGTCATCCTGGCGGTGGTGTTGGTGCTCAACTTGGGGGTGGCCCTGGCCAAGCTCGTGGTGGGGGCGCTGATCCAAAGCATCAGCATGGTGGCGGACGGATTCCACTCCCTGACCGACGGTGCGTCCAACGTGGTCGGGCTCATCGGCATCTCTCTGGCCGCCCGGCCTCCCGACGAGGACCATCCCTACGGTCATTGGAAGTTCGAGACTCTGGCGGCGCTGCTCATCGGCGGTCTGCTGGCGATGACCGCTTGGGAGGTGTTGCGCAGCTGTTTCGAGCGTCTGCGGGACGACTCCGTGCCGGAGGTGTCGGCATTGGCGTTGGTGGTGATGGTGGTGACCATGGTGGTCAACCTCGGCGTCTCCTACTACGAGCGTCGCCGCGGGGAGGAGTTGCGTAGCGATCTGCTCACCGCCGACGCGGCCCACACCCGCAGCGATTTCTTCGTCTCCCTGGCGGTGCTGGCGAGCCTGGGGGCGGCCCACTTCGGCTATCCCCAGGTCGACGTGGTGGTCGCCTTGGTGATCACCGGTGCCATCGCCCACGCAGCCCTGTCCATCGTTCGGCGGAGCGCCGAGCGCCTGACCGACACAGCGGTGCTGCCGCCCCACGAGGTGCGGGAAGTGGCGTTGCGGGTACCGGGGGTCGAGGGAGTGCACAAGGTGCGCACCCGAACCGGCGCGGGGGGCAACCACGCCGACCTTCACGTCCAGGTGCGGGCCGACCTACGGCTGGACGAAGCCCACGTCATCGGCCACATGGTGGCGGACAAGCTCAAGGACGAGCTGGACCTCGATGACATCGTGACCCACGTGGAGCCCCCGGTAGGGCACGAAACGGACTGGCGCCCGTGGCATGAAGAAGATTCGGAGGAGTCTGCCGCCAGCGGCGAAGCCGATCCTCGTTCACCGCAGCGGCCGTAG